Genomic segment of Oceanimonas sp. GK1:
GCATGGTCAGGGCTTTTTCAACCTGAATGCGGGTGGCGGCCGGCTTGTAGGGCGTCATCGGCTGATAGGCTTCCGGATCGAATTCGATCTCGGCCATCTGTACGTCGAAGGGCAGGTCGATCAGCACGGGGCCCGGACGGCCGGAGCGCATGATGTGGAAGGCCTGCTGGAATACACCGGGAACCTGACCCGGCTCCAGTACGGTAACGGCCCACTTGGAGACCGGCTTGGCGATGGACTCGATGTCCACGGCCTGGAAGTCTTCCTTGTGCATACGGGCACGGGGCGCCTGGCCGGTGATGCACAGGATCGGAATGGAGTCGGCAGAAGCGGAGTACAGACCGGTGATCATGTCGGTGCCGGCAGGGCCGGAGGTACCGATACAGACACCGATGTTGCCCGGGTTGGCACGGGTGTAGCCTTCGGCCATGTGAGACGCGCCTTCAACGTGGCGGGCCAGCACGTGGCTGATGGAGCCGAGACCCTTCAGCGCCGCGTAGAAGGGGTTGATGGCGGCGCCGGGAACGCCAAAGGCTTTGGTGACACCTTCCAGCTCCAGGATTTTAGCGGCCGCTTCGATTGCTTTCATTTTAGCCATGATGTGTATCCATTCATCTGAGGTGCTCTCGGCACCGTGTTGTTGTTTGTCGAAATGACAGTGGTGCGCAGCCACGTCTGGTGAGGACGCTTAACATCTACGCAACCCATACTCCGATGATACGAAAAAAAATGTGACGATCAACAAGTTTTGGAAATGATTTTTATAATGTGGAAATGCCAGTGCAGGCAGTGGCCGGGTTCGGCGCCGAGGTGAGAATGGCAAGATATTGTTTTTCATAACATATAGCCATCAGTCGCAGCCGCCTTGGTGATTACTGAAAAACGGCCTTCTTTTATGGAATGGCTTTCCTTCTTTGCCTGAAGAGGGTGCCGGTGGCGGATCGCCGCCCAGAGGAGCAGGCATCCGCAGTGCAGAAGTATAGTACAACTTTGTTGTTATATTGTATTCACTGATCAAGAACAAATGACGATCGATGTTGCGCCGCACCGTCACGTTAGTGAGCCGGACTCATCAGGTAACAGTGCCACCGCCGCGGCTCCGTCAAGACCTGGGCCGGCAAGGAAAAGGGTGGATTTTGCGCTGCACAAAAAAGTCCTTGAAAAAGATTTTTGTGCGGTGCAGTATTGGTCCTGCGCGCCAAATACAAGTGGTAGTGGGTTTTGCTGGCGTGCCGGACCACGGGTCCATACTCATTCATCAGGAGACGCCAACTATGTCATGGTTTGATATTGCAAAACTGCAGAAAGCGCAACAGGACAACCTCGCTCTGGTTCAGAGCCTCGGCACCAGCCTGCTGGCGGGAGCGGAAAAACTGGGTCAGCTGCAACTGAAAGCGCTGACCGATCTCAGCACCACCCAGTTCGACTACGCCGGCAAGCTGCTGGCGGTACGTGATGCCAAGGCCCTGGCCGAGCTCAATCATGCCGTATTTGGCCCCAGCGCCCTGCTGGAGCGCCAGCTCGACTTCAACCGTGAGGTTTTCGCGCTGATGGCCGATGCCCAGCAGCAGCTCGGCAACTATGGCGAACAGCAGTGGGCCGCCGGCAGCAAGCAGGTGGACGAGTGGGTTGAGCAGTTTGCCGCCCATGCCCCGGCCGGCTCCGAGCCCGCCGTCAGTGCCATCAAGCAGGCGGTGAGCCAGGCCAATGAAGCCCGCGAAGGCGCCCAGAAGGCCGCCAAAGACGCCGCCGACATCGCCGACAAGGTGATCAAGCAGGCCGCCGAGCAGTCCGAAAAGGCCGCCCGTCAGGTGGCCGAAGCCACCGAAAAGGGCATCAGTGCCGTGACGGCCGCGGCCAACAACACCGCCGCCGCTGCCGCCAAGAGCAATGCCCGCGGTGCTGCCAAGGCAAACTGAGACGAAGACCAATAACAGAGCTGTTATCTCGTTTGGACGGCAGGGGCGACCCTGCCGTCTTTTTCTGTTTTATGGGCCTGCCGGGGGCTTCTGTTATGATGCGCGGGTTTCTAGACACGAGTAACAGGACAACCCATGCAAATTGCAAACGATACCGTGGTGCAGTTCAACTACACCCTGAAGGACGAACAGGGCGAGGTGATGGACACCAACGAGGGCAAGGCCCCGCTGGCCTATCTGCACGGCCACAACAACATGCTGGAAGGGCTGGAAAAGGCGCTGGCCGGCAAAAATGAAGGCGACCGCTTCAGCGTGACCCTGGCACCGGCCGAGGCCTATGGGGAGCGGGACGAGAGCCTGATCCAGCGGGTGTCCGTTCGTCACCTGCAGGGCGCCAAGCGCTGGGAGCCGGGCATGGTGGCCCTGGTGCACACCGAGAACGGCCCGCGCCAGGTGGTGGTGGTGAAGGTGGGTCGCTTTATGGCCGACGTGGATCTCAACCACCTGCTGGCCGGTCGCACCCTGACCTTTGATCTGGAGATCGTCTCGGTACGCGCCGCCACCGAAGAAGAGCGGGAGCATGGCCATGCTCACGGCGAAGGCGGTCACCAGCACTGAGTTGACTTATGGAGCGCGGGCAGCTTGCCCGCAAATTGCCGCGTAGCGGCAAAAATAAAGAGGCCGTCGGGCGCTGATGCAGGCTGGCAGCCTGCGCTCCACTGAAGCCAGGCAAGCCTGAAGACGGCGGGGGTTATTCCTCGCCGTCTTTTTTGTCCTTGTCGTGCGGCTCCGGGCTGCCGCCCAGGCCGCCGAACAGGCCGAACATGTTCTGGGTATTGAGGTAAAGCTGGCGGGACTGCTCCACATACTGGCGCATCATTTCCTGCATCATGGGCACCTGGCCCTGCATGAAGTCGGTCCAGGCCTTGGTGGACTGCATGCCGGCCTGGGTCTGCACCTCAATCATCGACTGAATGCTTTCGTCCAGGTAACTGCCCAGCACGCCCTGAAAGGGGCCGTAGAAACGAATGATGTTCTTCAGCATGTCGCTGGAAAAGATGGGGTCACCGCCGCTTTCCGCTTCCTGAATAATCTGCAGCAAAATGCTGCGGGTAATGTCTTCGCCGGTCTTGGCGTCCACCACCTGAAAGGGCTCTTCTTCCTGCACCAGCCGGCGAATGTCGGCCAGGGTGACGTGGCTGCTGGTGTGGCTGTCATACAGGCGGCGGTTGGGGTATTTCTTGATGGTGCGAAGACTGTCTTGGGATTTTGACATGCGACACGGGCCCTGAAAAAAGAATAACGGTCAGTGTATCCCAATCGTGCAGGGGGCTCAATTTGGCGGGCGGGGCAGCCACACCTCGGCTTCCAGTCCGCCGTCGGGATGATTGTGCAGCCTTACCCGGCCCCGGTGCAGGTTCGCCGCCCGGCGTACGATGGCCAGCCCCAGTCCGGCGCCGTCGCCCTGTTGCGGGTTGCCCCGGTAAAAGCGTTGCCACAGCCGGGGCAGCTGTTCGGGCGCAATGCCGGGGCCGCTGTCGTGAATGCAGACCCGGTAGTGATCCTCGTCGCCGTTAAGGCTCACGGCGATGGTGCCCCCGGGTGGGGTATAGCGAATGGCGTTGTCGAGCAGGTTGCCAAACAGCAGGCCAAGCAGCACCGGCTGGCCTTCAAAGGGCGCTTCGAACTCGGCATGCAGGCTCAGGGTCTGGTGTTTTTCCAGTGCCAGCGGGGTCAGCTCGGCCAGGGTGTCGCGCAGCAGCCGGTCCAGACGCAGGGGCGCGCGCTCAATGTCCTGCTGGTTGTCCAGCCGGGCCTGGGTGAGCAGTTGCTGCACCAGCCGGTCGCTGCGTCTCAGCGCCCGCAGCGCCTTGTGCAGGGACTGATCCCGCTGGGTGTCATCGCGGGCATTGAGGGCGTTTTCCACGTGAATGCGCAGCACCGCCAGCGGGGTTTTCAGCTCGTGGGCGGCCTCGTTGGTGAACTGCTGCTCCCGCTCCAGGGCGTCGGCCAGGGCCCGCATCAGCCGGTTCAGCTCGGTCGTCAGCGGGCTCAGCTCCTCCACTTGAACGCCGGGCAACGGGCTCAAATTGGCCGGGTGACGCCGGCCGATATCCTGGGTCAGCCGGCGCAGCGGACGCAGCCCTCGGCGCACCAGCCCCCACAGCAACAACAGCAGCAGCGGCAGCGCCACCAGCGGCGGCAGAATGGCACGCAGCGCCAGCTTGCTGGCCAGCTCGCCGCGCACATCGTCGCGCTCGGCCACCACCAGCCAGCGGGCGGTCTGGCCGTCCTGCAGGGTAAAGGTGCGCCAGTCGTGATCCTGATCCCGGCCGCCGGCAAAGCCGGGTTGCAGCGCCACCAGCTGAACGGGCGGCGCTTCCGGCGAGCGCAGCAGCAAGCGGCCGTCGCCATCAAACAGCTGGAAATAGAGCTTGCCCTCATACTCGTGGCCGAGGGGGGTGGCTTCGTCGTCTTGAGCCACCGGGAGCACCGCCGGCAGATTGCCGTGCCAGTCCGGATAGACGGCGTCGCCGTCCGGCGGTACCTCGCTGTGTTGCAGGTAGTCGTTCAGCAGCCGCTGGGTAATGCGGGCGGACTGGGCCAGGCGGGCGTCGAACAGTTCTTCCAGCTCATGGCTGGCGTCCAGATAGCCCACCAGGGCGCCGGCGGCCAGCACTGTGCTCACCACCAGCAGCACCCCGGCCAGCAAAAAACGGCGAATGGAGCGCATCAGTTGCCGGCCCGTTCAATGAGGTAGCCGACGCCGCGAATATTGCGAATGAGCCCTGAGTCTATTTTTTTGCGCAGGTGGTGAATGTGCACCTCCACCGCATTACTGGCGGCCCCGGGCTCCCAGCCATACAGGCGTTGTTCCAGCTGCTCCTTGCTGAACACCCGGCCGGCGCCGAGCACCAGCTCCTGCAGCAGCTTGTATTCGTGGGGCGTGAGCCGCACCGGTTCACCCCGCCAGCGGGCCTCGCGGGCATCGGGGAACAGCTCCAGTTCGCCGTGGCGCACCACCGGCTGCATCTGGCCCTGGTGGCGCCGGGTCAGGGCGCGCAGCCGGGCGTTCAGCTCCTGCAGGGCGAAGGGCTTGACCAAATAGTCGTCGGCGCCGCCGTCCAGCCCGCGCACCCGGTCGTCCAGGGCATCCCGGGCGGTCAGGATCAGCACCGGCAGACCGTGGCCGGCCCGGCGCAGCCGTTGCAGCAGTTGCTGGCCGTCGATGTCGGGCAGGTTCAGATCCAGTACCAGGGCGGCGAACTCCTCGTTGCGCAAGGCGTCCAGGGCCGGCAGGCCGGTGGTTAGCCAGTCCACCGTGTAGCCGGCGGCACGCAAGGCATCCACCAGGCCGTCGCCCAGCATGAGATCGTCTTCCACCAGCAATATGCGCATTCGGCGTGCTTCCTTGGCCTTTGATGGAGTTACGTTAAAGCCTGCCGAGCCGCGCTTCAATCTCTTTGCGCCGGCCCGCATCCGCCAGCTCCCGGCCCGGACGGGCCGGCGCCTGCAGCGCTTTTTCCAGATAGCGGCGGGCCTCGGCCTTGTTACCCTGATCCAGCAAAAAGTCGCCGTAGAAGAAATTGGGATCTATGCCGTCGGGGTTGATGGCCAGCGCCTTGCGCAGCAGCTCGCCGGCCTTGTCGTCGTCGCCAAAGCCCACCGGCCAGCCCGGCACCTGGTAGTAGAGCGAGCCCAGGCTGGTGTAGGCGGAGCCGTCGAGGGCGCCCTCGTCCATGGTCAGCGCCTTTTCCAGCCGGCTGCGGGCATCCTTCACCAGCGGAAGCGCCCCCAGGCCTCCTTTGGCGCCGGCCCAGGTGCTCTTGACGATGGCCGACCAGATAAGCAGATCGGTGCGCTCCGGGTTGGCAGAACTGGCCAGATCCGCCTGGATGCTGAGGGCCTTCAGGCAGCTTTCACGTTCGGCGTCGGCCACCCGGTACTGGCATTCGGCCCACCGGTGCTGAATCGGCTCCAGCCGGTCGGCGGCATGGGCCGCGGGCAGGGTGAACAGGGCAATCAGCAGCATGGCTTTGTTCATGAGGGTATCTCCTTGTCGGGCGAGTGCCCGGCAAAACGGGCAATGGTGGCCTGCTGACGGGCCAGGGCGCGGTCCAGCAGGCCGGGAAACAGGGCATTGAGGCGGACCAGCAGACACTCGGGCCAGCCCAGCCAGCGGCGTTTTTGCCGGCGTTGCAGGGCGATCAGTGCCTGCTCGGCGACCCATTCCGGGCTGTCGGTGTGGTTGCCGAGGGCGGCGTTGAGCTCGACGGTTGCCGGGCTGTTGAATTCGGTGCGGGTGGCCCGCGGGGCGAAATAGAGCACGGCCAGTCCGCTGCCGGCCAGCTCCCGGCCCAGGGCCTCGCTGAAGCCGCGCAGCCCGGCCTTGCCGGCGCAGTACACGCTGTAGCCGGGGTAGCCGATGGCGCCATAGGCCGAGCCCATGTTCAGGATCACGCCGGGTCGGCGCAGCCAGGGCAGCAGCTCGCGGGTGAGCAGCACCGGCACCGTCAGGTTGAGGGCAAGCTGCTCGGTCACGGCGGCCGCGCTCTGATCGGTCAGCCAGGCAAAGCGGCTGGTGCCGGCGTTGTGGATCAGCACATCGAGGCCGCCCAGCTGCCGCACCTGCTGAACCAGCGCCCGGCGCTCCTCCGGGTTAAGCAGATCCGCCGCCAGTACCCGGTGTCGTTCGGTGTGGGGTAACTCGGCCAGCAGCCGGTTGAGCCGGGTGCGGTCCCGGCCCTGCAGCAACAGGCGAGCGCCGGCCAGGGCCAGCCGGTGCGCCAGGGCCGAGCCGATGCCGCCGCTGGCGCCGGTGAGCAGCACGGTTTGGTTATTCAGCGTCATGTTCGCCCTCCAGGCCGCGCAGCATGTCGCCGTAGAGGCGATACACCACCCTGGCCGCGTGCACGATGGCGGCCTGATCTGCCGGCTCGGCGACCCTGTCCATCAGCCCTTCAAAAAAGCGCAGGTGTTCCTTATCCAGGGCGCCGTGGGAGCTCAGGTAACTCATGGCCTGCGCGGGCAGTTGCAGCCCCTGTTGCAGTTGTTCGGCCACGGTCAGGGCGATGGCCACGCTGGTGCCTTCCAGCACCTGCACCATGCCGAACAGCGCCATGGGGTTGTGACGGTCAATCTGGTGATAGAGAAAGGCCACCATCAGCTCGATGCTTCGCCCCGGGCTGCCATGGCGCACCGCCTCGGCATCGCCGCCGCAGGCGCGAATGTCGTTCAGAATCCACTCCTGATGGCCGTATTCCTCGTCTATGTATTCCGCCAGGGCGCCGCGCACCCACTCGTGGCTGTCGGGCAGGCGGGCGCCGGCGGCCATCAATAGCGGCACCGTATGGCGCACATGGTGGTAGGCCTGGGTGAGAAAGGCGATGTACTGGGTCCGCGAAATCTCGCCCCGCTGGCAGGCGGCAATGATGGGGGCACTGAGCAGGTATTCCCGATCGGCGGCGGTGTGCTGTTGCAGGCGCTGGTAAAAGCTCATGGGCGTACTCCGGTGAGGTGGTGAATGTGGTCGGCATAGGCCTGGCGAATGGCCTCGCGCCGCGGGCGACCGTTGGCGGTGAGCAGGCCGGCCTCGGCCAGGCCGGGGGAGGGCACCAGCCAGTGATGAATACGGGCGTAATCGGGCAGTTTGGCATTGAGCGCGGCAATCTGGCCGGGCAGGGCGTTTTCCCGCCCCGGCAGCGGCTGCACCAGCGCCAGGTTGGCGGGCAGGCCGTCGCCGATGATCACCAGCCGCTCGATGGCGGAGCAGCCTTGAGCCTCGGCCTCCACCCATTCGGGGGAAAAATTGCGGCCAAAGGCGGTGATCTGCACGTGCTTGCGGCGCCCGGTGATATACAGAAAGCCGTCATTATCGAGCCGGCCCAGATCGCCGGTGGCGATGTCCGCTGGCGCTGCCGGTCCGCCCAGGTAGCCGAGCATGGCGCCGCCGCGCACATGAATTTCACCGTCTTCGGCGATGTGCACGGCAAGGTGATCCAGGGGGCGTCCCACGCTGCCGGGGCGAGAGCACTCGGGGGTG
This window contains:
- a CDS encoding phasin family protein; the encoded protein is MSWFDIAKLQKAQQDNLALVQSLGTSLLAGAEKLGQLQLKALTDLSTTQFDYAGKLLAVRDAKALAELNHAVFGPSALLERQLDFNREVFALMADAQQQLGNYGEQQWAAGSKQVDEWVEQFAAHAPAGSEPAVSAIKQAVSQANEAREGAQKAAKDAADIADKVIKQAAEQSEKAARQVAEATEKGISAVTAAANNTAAAAAKSNARGAAKAN
- a CDS encoding peptidylprolyl isomerase, whose translation is MQIANDTVVQFNYTLKDEQGEVMDTNEGKAPLAYLHGHNNMLEGLEKALAGKNEGDRFSVTLAPAEAYGERDESLIQRVSVRHLQGAKRWEPGMVALVHTENGPRQVVVVKVGRFMADVDLNHLLAGRTLTFDLEIVSVRAATEEEREHGHAHGEGGHQH
- the phaR gene encoding polyhydroxyalkanoate synthesis repressor PhaR — protein: MSKSQDSLRTIKKYPNRRLYDSHTSSHVTLADIRRLVQEEEPFQVVDAKTGEDITRSILLQIIQEAESGGDPIFSSDMLKNIIRFYGPFQGVLGSYLDESIQSMIEVQTQAGMQSTKAWTDFMQGQVPMMQEMMRQYVEQSRQLYLNTQNMFGLFGGLGGSPEPHDKDKKDGEE
- a CDS encoding ATP-binding protein: MRSIRRFLLAGVLLVVSTVLAAGALVGYLDASHELEELFDARLAQSARITQRLLNDYLQHSEVPPDGDAVYPDWHGNLPAVLPVAQDDEATPLGHEYEGKLYFQLFDGDGRLLLRSPEAPPVQLVALQPGFAGGRDQDHDWRTFTLQDGQTARWLVVAERDDVRGELASKLALRAILPPLVALPLLLLLLWGLVRRGLRPLRRLTQDIGRRHPANLSPLPGVQVEELSPLTTELNRLMRALADALEREQQFTNEAAHELKTPLAVLRIHVENALNARDDTQRDQSLHKALRALRRSDRLVQQLLTQARLDNQQDIERAPLRLDRLLRDTLAELTPLALEKHQTLSLHAEFEAPFEGQPVLLGLLFGNLLDNAIRYTPPGGTIAVSLNGDEDHYRVCIHDSGPGIAPEQLPRLWQRFYRGNPQQGDGAGLGLAIVRRAANLHRGRVRLHNHPDGGLEAEVWLPRPPN
- a CDS encoding response regulator — protein: MRILLVEDDLMLGDGLVDALRAAGYTVDWLTTGLPALDALRNEEFAALVLDLNLPDIDGQQLLQRLRRAGHGLPVLILTARDALDDRVRGLDGGADDYLVKPFALQELNARLRALTRRHQGQMQPVVRHGELELFPDAREARWRGEPVRLTPHEYKLLQELVLGAGRVFSKEQLEQRLYGWEPGAASNAVEVHIHHLRKKIDSGLIRNIRGVGYLIERAGN
- a CDS encoding tetratricopeptide repeat protein, yielding MNKAMLLIALFTLPAAHAADRLEPIQHRWAECQYRVADAERESCLKALSIQADLASSANPERTDLLIWSAIVKSTWAGAKGGLGALPLVKDARSRLEKALTMDEGALDGSAYTSLGSLYYQVPGWPVGFGDDDKAGELLRKALAINPDGIDPNFFYGDFLLDQGNKAEARRYLEKALQAPARPGRELADAGRRKEIEARLGRL
- a CDS encoding SDR family oxidoreductase codes for the protein MTLNNQTVLLTGASGGIGSALAHRLALAGARLLLQGRDRTRLNRLLAELPHTERHRVLAADLLNPEERRALVQQVRQLGGLDVLIHNAGTSRFAWLTDQSAAAVTEQLALNLTVPVLLTRELLPWLRRPGVILNMGSAYGAIGYPGYSVYCAGKAGLRGFSEALGRELAGSGLAVLYFAPRATRTEFNSPATVELNAALGNHTDSPEWVAEQALIALQRRQKRRWLGWPECLLVRLNALFPGLLDRALARQQATIARFAGHSPDKEIPS
- a CDS encoding TenA family transcriptional regulator, with the protein product MSFYQRLQQHTAADREYLLSAPIIAACQRGEISRTQYIAFLTQAYHHVRHTVPLLMAAGARLPDSHEWVRGALAEYIDEEYGHQEWILNDIRACGGDAEAVRHGSPGRSIELMVAFLYHQIDRHNPMALFGMVQVLEGTSVAIALTVAEQLQQGLQLPAQAMSYLSSHGALDKEHLRFFEGLMDRVAEPADQAAIVHAARVVYRLYGDMLRGLEGEHDAE